A genomic window from Candidatus Dadabacteria bacterium includes:
- a CDS encoding DHH family phosphoesterase — MSKSVVRKLKDAHEGADRILILLHDHPDPDAMASALALRAVLGRNKQTATIGHFGADVSRPENVAMADLLEIDVTPLATEQVSDFDSIAMVDVQPPYFGDLFPRVDSVIDHHPKTGKYKAVFSRISPSEGATSTIMTGLLRASDIEISERLATALLYGIKTDTFSLTRDADDDDVEAFTFLYKKANLGLLRKIEKAEIPSDELTVFGRSLARHRIRNNVLFINLGKVTREYMIPKMADFCMQAKDVEWVVSFGILNDVYFIASLRNVGYVKSAGKVARSIFQMFGPPGGGNIRKQNGEAVRGGGGGHRSAAKVVIPMKEMKKHLGGVSQAKISKWISDTVIERIGDG, encoded by the coding sequence TTGAGCAAATCCGTTGTCCGCAAACTGAAAGACGCGCACGAAGGCGCGGACAGAATCCTTATCCTCTTGCACGACCATCCCGACCCGGACGCGATGGCAAGCGCGCTTGCGCTGCGGGCGGTGCTCGGCAGAAACAAGCAGACCGCGACCATAGGGCATTTCGGCGCGGATGTCTCGCGTCCGGAAAATGTGGCAATGGCCGACTTGCTTGAGATAGATGTTACGCCGCTTGCCACGGAGCAGGTTTCGGATTTTGACTCAATAGCGATGGTTGATGTTCAGCCGCCTTATTTCGGAGACCTTTTCCCCCGCGTGGACTCGGTCATAGACCACCACCCGAAAACCGGCAAATACAAGGCGGTTTTTTCCAGAATAAGCCCCTCGGAGGGGGCCACCTCCACGATAATGACCGGACTGCTCAGGGCATCGGACATTGAAATATCCGAGCGTCTCGCCACCGCTCTGCTTTACGGCATCAAGACGGACACTTTTTCCCTCACGCGGGACGCGGATGACGATGATGTTGAGGCGTTCACTTTCCTTTACAAAAAGGCAAACCTCGGACTGCTCAGAAAAATAGAAAAGGCGGAAATTCCCTCTGATGAATTGACGGTTTTCGGCCGCTCCCTTGCCCGTCACCGGATTCGTAACAATGTGCTGTTCATCAATCTGGGGAAGGTAACGCGCGAATACATGATCCCGAAAATGGCGGACTTCTGCATGCAGGCAAAGGATGTTGAGTGGGTGGTTTCGTTCGGCATCCTTAACGATGTTTATTTCATCGCGTCTCTCCGCAATGTGGGATACGTCAAGAGCGCGGGCAAAGTGGCGCGCAGCATATTTCAGATGTTCGGCCCGCCGGGCGGGGGGAACATCAGGAAGCAAAACGGAGAAGCCGTCCGCGGCGGAGGCGGCGGGCACAGGTCGGCGGCAAAGGTGGTTATTCCGATGAAGGAGATGAAAAAACATCTCGGCGGCGTTTCTCAGGCAAAGATAAGCAAGTGGATATCCGACACAGTTATAGAGCGGATTGGAGACGGCTGA
- the trpA gene encoding tryptophan synthase subunit alpha, with amino-acid sequence MTTAIAKKFSETKKRNKAALVCYLTAGDPSLEATERIALAMARAGADIIEIGVPFSDPMADGPIIQRACERALSSGATLGGILQTVRKIKDSADVPLLLFGYCNPFYRYGTDKLAKDARAAGADGVLAVDLPPEEAGGFHSSLRQNGLDEVFLLSPNTNDSRIEAIAKMAGGFVYLVSVTGVTGSRPDMDYSGGGGLAGLVEKIREKTNLPVGVGFGISTPEQARKVAAFADAVIVGSAIMKMVEDGAEPGDIGGFVSALSAACERGREL; translated from the coding sequence ATGACAACTGCAATAGCGAAAAAATTCTCCGAAACGAAGAAACGGAACAAAGCCGCCCTCGTGTGCTACCTGACGGCGGGAGACCCGTCTCTTGAGGCAACCGAACGCATTGCTCTCGCCATGGCGCGCGCCGGGGCGGACATCATTGAAATCGGCGTTCCGTTTTCAGACCCCATGGCGGACGGGCCTATAATCCAGAGGGCGTGCGAAAGAGCGCTTTCCTCCGGCGCCACACTCGGCGGCATTCTGCAAACGGTCAGGAAAATCAAAGATTCGGCGGACGTTCCCCTTCTGCTTTTCGGATACTGCAATCCCTTTTACCGCTACGGAACGGACAAACTCGCAAAAGACGCCCGCGCCGCCGGGGCGGACGGGGTTCTTGCTGTTGACCTTCCGCCGGAAGAGGCGGGCGGCTTTCATTCCAGCCTGCGGCAAAACGGACTGGACGAGGTGTTTCTGCTCTCTCCCAACACAAACGACAGCAGAATAGAAGCAATTGCCAAAATGGCGGGCGGTTTTGTGTATCTGGTTTCGGTAACGGGTGTTACCGGCTCCCGCCCCGATATGGACTACTCCGGGGGCGGCGGCCTTGCCGGACTTGTTGAGAAAATACGGGAAAAAACCAATCTGCCGGTGGGAGTCGGCTTCGGAATTTCAACGCCGGAGCAGGCGCGGAAGGTCGCCGCTTTTGCCGATGCGGTCATAGTGGGAAGCGCAATAATGAAGATGGTTGAAGACGGCGCGGAGCCCGGGGATATCGGCGGGTTTGTGTCCGCCCTGTCCGCCGCATGTGAAAGGGGGCGGGAACTTTGA